The following proteins are encoded in a genomic region of Ictalurus furcatus strain D&B chromosome 6, Billie_1.0, whole genome shotgun sequence:
- the ift88 gene encoding intraflagellar transport protein 88 homolog isoform X6 yields MMDNVHLVAEDEDDLYSGYNDYNPTFDSEELDNDVGFQQAVRTSHGRRPPMTAKFPGTAVGGRPIGTSFGLRTTMGSSMGRPMTGAVQDVAARPMTAVRAAGYSSSLARGSTFDPLGQSRGPAPPLEAKNEDTPEEKIKILEKKVNDLIEESCIAHASGNLQLALEKAKEAGRKERVLLRQREQTGTADHINLDLTYSALFNLANQYANNDMNTEALNTYQVIVKNKMFNNAGRLKVNMANIYFKQKNYPMAIKFYRMALDQISNVHTEMRIKIMQNIGVSFIRMGQYSDSITSFEHIMSESPNIKTGFNLILCYYAIGDRKMMKKSFQKLICVPLGIDEEEKYIPSNDDPHANLLIEAIKNDQLHQMERERKALAEKYIMTSAKLIAPAVEPTFAAGFDWCVDMVKGSQYVELANDLEINKAITYLRQRNFNQAVDTLKAFEKKDSRVKSAAATNLSFLYFLEKDFDQADRYAELAMNADRYNPAALINKGNTVFVKEDYEKAAEFYKEALRNDSSCTEALYNLGLTYKKLGRLEEALDCFLKLHAILRNSTLVMYQLANLYEMLEDPHQAIEWLMQLISVTPTDPHVLAKLGELYDNEGDKSQAFQYYYESFRYFPSNIHVIEWLGAYYIDTQFCEKAIQYFERAVLIQPNHVVWQLMVASCYRRSGNYQRALETYKDIHRKFPENAECLRFLVRLCTDMGLKEVQDYATKLKKVEKMKEIREQRVKSGRENSARGRREGSASSVNQNESTPKTMHTPPHKIWRSSQEQCMVQCKE; encoded by the exons atgatGGACAATGTTCATCTTGTGGCCGAGGATGAAGATGATCTGTATTCAGGTTACAATGACTACAATCCCACATTCGACTCAGAG GAGCTGGACAATGATGTTGGCTTTCAGCAAGCTGTGAGGACGAGTCATGGCAGACGACCACCT ATGACTGCAAAATTTCCTGGCACCGCTGTTGGAGGAAGACCCATAGGAACGTCCTTTGGC CTACGGACGACTATGGGTTCTTCAATGGGAAGGCCTATGACCGGGGCAGTGCAG gatGTGGCTGCTCGTCCCATGACTGCAGTGCGAGCAGCAGGATACTCGTCCTCTCTGGCTAGAG gcTCTACTTTTGATCCACTCGGACAGTCAAGAGGTCCGGCTCCTCCGTTAGAAGCAAAAAACGAAGACAC GCCAGAAGAGAAGATTAAGatattggaaaagaaagtgaatGATCTGATTGAGGAGAGCTGTATAGCCCATGCAAGTGGCAATCTACAGCTG GCTCTAGAAAAGGCCAAAGAAGCTGGTAGGAAAGAAAGAGTGTTGTTGAGACAAAGAGAGCAAACTGGTACTGCGGATCATATCAATTTGGATTTAACCTATTCA GCGCTGTTTAATTTGGCAAATCAGTACGCTAACAATGACATGAACACAGAAGCCTTGAACACATACCAGGTCATTGTGAAGAACAAGATGTTTAACAATGCAG GGCGACTGAAAGTGAACATGGCTAATATCTACTTTAAACAGAAGAACTACCCCATGGCAATTAAATTTTATCGTATGGCTTTGGACCAAATCTCTAATGTGCACACAGAGATGAG GATCAAGATCATGCAGAACATTGGTGTTTCATTCATACGCATGGGCCAGTACTCGGATTCCATAACCTCCTTTGAGCACATTATGAGTGAGAGTCCCAACATAAAGACAGGCTTCAATCTAATTCTATGCTACTATGCGATTGGAGACcgtaaaatgatgaaaaaatcTTTCCAGAAACTAATCTGTGTGCCCCTGGGCATTGATGAGGAAGAGAAGTACATCCCTTCAAAT GATGACCCCCATGCAAATTTACTGATCGAAGCCATCAAAAACGATCAGCTTCATCAAATGGAGCGAGAGAG AAAAGCTTTGGCTGAGAAGTACATCATGACGTCAGCAAAGCTTATTGCTCCAGCTGTTGAGCCCACTTTCGCAGCTGGTTTTGACTG GTGCGTAGATATGGTTAAAGGTTCGCAGTATGTGGAGCTGGCCAATGATCTAGAGATTAACAAAGCGATCACGTACCTGAGACAGAGGAACTTTAACCAG GCAGTGGACACGCTGAAAGCTTTTGAGAAGAAAGACAGCCGGGTGAAGAGTGCTGCTGCTACCAACCTTTCCTTTCTCTACTTCTTG GAGAAGGATTTTGACCAAGCTGATCGCTATGCTGAATTGGCCATGAATGCTGACCGCTACAATCCTGCTGCCCTCATTAATAAAGGCAACACGGTGTTTGTGAAGGAAGACTATGAGAAAGCAGCTGAGTTTTATAAAGAAGCACTGCGGAACGACTCATCCTGCACAGAGGCTCTTTATAATTTAG GGTTGACCTATAAGAAACTGGGGCGGTTGGAAGAAGCCCTCGACTGCTTCCTGAAGCTCCATGCCATCCTTAGGAACAGCACTCTAGTTATGTATCAGCTGGCCAATct ATATGAGATGTTGGAGGATCCTCACCAGGCTATCGAGTGGCTCATGCAGCTGATCAGTGTCACCCCAACGGACCCTCACGTACTGGCCAAACTGGGAGAGTTATATGACAATGAAGGTGACAAGTCACAAGCCTTCCAGTACTATTACGAG TCTTTCAGATACTTCCCGTCCAACATTCACGTCATTGAATGGTTGGGAGCATATTATATAGACACACAGTTTTGTGAAAAGGCAATTCAGTATTTTGAAAGAGCAGTCCTCATCCA ACCAAATCATGTTGTGTGGCAGTTGATGGTGGCTAGCTGTTACAGGAGAAGTG GAAATTATCAGCGAGCACTCGAGACCTATAAGGACATTCACCGCAAATTCCCTGAAAACGCAGAAT GTCTACGATTCCTTGTGAGGCTGTGCACAGATATGGGGTTAAAGGAGGTACAAGATTATGCCACTAAACTCAAAAAAGTGGAAAAGATGAAGGAGATCAGAGAACAG AGGGTGAAGTCGGGGAGGGAGAACAGTGCTCGAGGCCGGAGAGAAGGCAGCGCCAGCAGTG TGAATCAAAACGAGAGTACTCCAAAGACCATGCACACTCCCCCTCACAAA ATATGGAGATCAAGCCAG GAACAATGCATGGTACAGTGCAAAGAGTAA
- the ift88 gene encoding intraflagellar transport protein 88 homolog isoform X7: MMDNVHLVAEDEDDLYSGYNDYNPTFDSEELDNDVGFQQAVRTSHGRRPPMTAKFPGTAVGGRPIGTSFGLRTTMGSSMGRPMTGAVQDVAARPMTAVRAAGYSSSLARGSTFDPLGQSRGPAPPLEAKNEDTPEEKIKILEKKVNDLIEESCIAHASGNLQLALEKAKEAGRKERVLLRQREQTGTADHINLDLTYSALFNLANQYANNDMNTEALNTYQVIVKNKMFNNAGRLKVNMANIYFKQKNYPMAIKFYRMALDQISNVHTEMRIKIMQNIGVSFIRMGQYSDSITSFEHIMSESPNIKTGFNLILCYYAIGDRKMMKKSFQKLICVPLGIDEEEKYIPSNDDPHANLLIEAIKNDQLHQMERERKALAEKYIMTSAKLIAPAVEPTFAAGFDWCVDMVKGSQYVELANDLEINKAITYLRQRNFNQAVDTLKAFEKKDSRVKSAAATNLSFLYFLEKDFDQADRYAELAMNADRYNPAALINKGNTVFVKEDYEKAAEFYKEALRNDSSCTEALYNLGLTYKKLGRLEEALDCFLKLHAILRNSTLVMYQLANLYEMLEDPHQAIEWLMQLISVTPTDPHVLAKLGELYDNEGDKSQAFQYYYESFRYFPSNIHVIEWLGAYYIDTQFCEKAIQYFERAVLIQPNHVVWQLMVASCYRRSGNYQRALETYKDIHRKFPENAECLRFLVRLCTDMGLKEVQDYATKLKKVEKMKEIREQRVKSGRENSARGRREGSASSDMEIKPGTMHGTVQRVNQHLLTCAITVLL; encoded by the exons atgatGGACAATGTTCATCTTGTGGCCGAGGATGAAGATGATCTGTATTCAGGTTACAATGACTACAATCCCACATTCGACTCAGAG GAGCTGGACAATGATGTTGGCTTTCAGCAAGCTGTGAGGACGAGTCATGGCAGACGACCACCT ATGACTGCAAAATTTCCTGGCACCGCTGTTGGAGGAAGACCCATAGGAACGTCCTTTGGC CTACGGACGACTATGGGTTCTTCAATGGGAAGGCCTATGACCGGGGCAGTGCAG gatGTGGCTGCTCGTCCCATGACTGCAGTGCGAGCAGCAGGATACTCGTCCTCTCTGGCTAGAG gcTCTACTTTTGATCCACTCGGACAGTCAAGAGGTCCGGCTCCTCCGTTAGAAGCAAAAAACGAAGACAC GCCAGAAGAGAAGATTAAGatattggaaaagaaagtgaatGATCTGATTGAGGAGAGCTGTATAGCCCATGCAAGTGGCAATCTACAGCTG GCTCTAGAAAAGGCCAAAGAAGCTGGTAGGAAAGAAAGAGTGTTGTTGAGACAAAGAGAGCAAACTGGTACTGCGGATCATATCAATTTGGATTTAACCTATTCA GCGCTGTTTAATTTGGCAAATCAGTACGCTAACAATGACATGAACACAGAAGCCTTGAACACATACCAGGTCATTGTGAAGAACAAGATGTTTAACAATGCAG GGCGACTGAAAGTGAACATGGCTAATATCTACTTTAAACAGAAGAACTACCCCATGGCAATTAAATTTTATCGTATGGCTTTGGACCAAATCTCTAATGTGCACACAGAGATGAG GATCAAGATCATGCAGAACATTGGTGTTTCATTCATACGCATGGGCCAGTACTCGGATTCCATAACCTCCTTTGAGCACATTATGAGTGAGAGTCCCAACATAAAGACAGGCTTCAATCTAATTCTATGCTACTATGCGATTGGAGACcgtaaaatgatgaaaaaatcTTTCCAGAAACTAATCTGTGTGCCCCTGGGCATTGATGAGGAAGAGAAGTACATCCCTTCAAAT GATGACCCCCATGCAAATTTACTGATCGAAGCCATCAAAAACGATCAGCTTCATCAAATGGAGCGAGAGAG AAAAGCTTTGGCTGAGAAGTACATCATGACGTCAGCAAAGCTTATTGCTCCAGCTGTTGAGCCCACTTTCGCAGCTGGTTTTGACTG GTGCGTAGATATGGTTAAAGGTTCGCAGTATGTGGAGCTGGCCAATGATCTAGAGATTAACAAAGCGATCACGTACCTGAGACAGAGGAACTTTAACCAG GCAGTGGACACGCTGAAAGCTTTTGAGAAGAAAGACAGCCGGGTGAAGAGTGCTGCTGCTACCAACCTTTCCTTTCTCTACTTCTTG GAGAAGGATTTTGACCAAGCTGATCGCTATGCTGAATTGGCCATGAATGCTGACCGCTACAATCCTGCTGCCCTCATTAATAAAGGCAACACGGTGTTTGTGAAGGAAGACTATGAGAAAGCAGCTGAGTTTTATAAAGAAGCACTGCGGAACGACTCATCCTGCACAGAGGCTCTTTATAATTTAG GGTTGACCTATAAGAAACTGGGGCGGTTGGAAGAAGCCCTCGACTGCTTCCTGAAGCTCCATGCCATCCTTAGGAACAGCACTCTAGTTATGTATCAGCTGGCCAATct ATATGAGATGTTGGAGGATCCTCACCAGGCTATCGAGTGGCTCATGCAGCTGATCAGTGTCACCCCAACGGACCCTCACGTACTGGCCAAACTGGGAGAGTTATATGACAATGAAGGTGACAAGTCACAAGCCTTCCAGTACTATTACGAG TCTTTCAGATACTTCCCGTCCAACATTCACGTCATTGAATGGTTGGGAGCATATTATATAGACACACAGTTTTGTGAAAAGGCAATTCAGTATTTTGAAAGAGCAGTCCTCATCCA ACCAAATCATGTTGTGTGGCAGTTGATGGTGGCTAGCTGTTACAGGAGAAGTG GAAATTATCAGCGAGCACTCGAGACCTATAAGGACATTCACCGCAAATTCCCTGAAAACGCAGAAT GTCTACGATTCCTTGTGAGGCTGTGCACAGATATGGGGTTAAAGGAGGTACAAGATTATGCCACTAAACTCAAAAAAGTGGAAAAGATGAAGGAGATCAGAGAACAG AGGGTGAAGTCGGGGAGGGAGAACAGTGCTCGAGGCCGGAGAGAAGGCAGCGCCAGCAGTG ATATGGAGATCAAGCCAG GAACAATGCATGGTACAGTGCAAAGAGTAAACCAACACCTCTTAACCTGTGCCATCACAGTTCTCCTGTGA
- the ift88 gene encoding intraflagellar transport protein 88 homolog isoform X4 gives MMDNVHLVAEDEDDLYSGYNDYNPTFDSEELDNDVGFQQAVRTSHGRRPPMTAKFPGTAVGGRPIGTSFGLRTTMGSSMGRPMTGAVQDVAARPMTAVRAAGYSSSLARGSTFDPLGQSRGPAPPLEAKNEDTPEEKIKILEKKVNDLIEESCIAHASGNLQLALEKAKEAGRKERVLLRQREQTGTADHINLDLTYSALFNLANQYANNDMNTEALNTYQVIVKNKMFNNAGRLKVNMANIYFKQKNYPMAIKFYRMALDQISNVHTEMRIKIMQNIGVSFIRMGQYSDSITSFEHIMSESPNIKTGFNLILCYYAIGDRKMMKKSFQKLICVPLGIDEEEKYIPSNDDPHANLLIEAIKNDQLHQMERERKALAEKYIMTSAKLIAPAVEPTFAAGFDWCVDMVKGSQYVELANDLEINKAITYLRQRNFNQAVDTLKAFEKKDSRVKSAAATNLSFLYFLEKDFDQADRYAELAMNADRYNPAALINKGNTVFVKEDYEKAAEFYKEALRNDSSCTEALYNLGLTYKKLGRLEEALDCFLKLHAILRNSTLVMYQLANLYEMLEDPHQAIEWLMQLISVTPTDPHVLAKLGELYDNEGDKSQAFQYYYESFRYFPSNIHVIEWLGAYYIDTQFCEKAIQYFERAVLIQPNHVVWQLMVASCYRRSGNYQRALETYKDIHRKFPENAECLRFLVRLCTDMGLKEVQDYATKLKKVEKMKEIREQRVKSGRENSARGRREGSASSVNQNESTPKTMHTPPHKVSAERDMWGSFKLAPKPCRLSLHILKSLYSYFPFFFPNLSLLIL, from the exons atgatGGACAATGTTCATCTTGTGGCCGAGGATGAAGATGATCTGTATTCAGGTTACAATGACTACAATCCCACATTCGACTCAGAG GAGCTGGACAATGATGTTGGCTTTCAGCAAGCTGTGAGGACGAGTCATGGCAGACGACCACCT ATGACTGCAAAATTTCCTGGCACCGCTGTTGGAGGAAGACCCATAGGAACGTCCTTTGGC CTACGGACGACTATGGGTTCTTCAATGGGAAGGCCTATGACCGGGGCAGTGCAG gatGTGGCTGCTCGTCCCATGACTGCAGTGCGAGCAGCAGGATACTCGTCCTCTCTGGCTAGAG gcTCTACTTTTGATCCACTCGGACAGTCAAGAGGTCCGGCTCCTCCGTTAGAAGCAAAAAACGAAGACAC GCCAGAAGAGAAGATTAAGatattggaaaagaaagtgaatGATCTGATTGAGGAGAGCTGTATAGCCCATGCAAGTGGCAATCTACAGCTG GCTCTAGAAAAGGCCAAAGAAGCTGGTAGGAAAGAAAGAGTGTTGTTGAGACAAAGAGAGCAAACTGGTACTGCGGATCATATCAATTTGGATTTAACCTATTCA GCGCTGTTTAATTTGGCAAATCAGTACGCTAACAATGACATGAACACAGAAGCCTTGAACACATACCAGGTCATTGTGAAGAACAAGATGTTTAACAATGCAG GGCGACTGAAAGTGAACATGGCTAATATCTACTTTAAACAGAAGAACTACCCCATGGCAATTAAATTTTATCGTATGGCTTTGGACCAAATCTCTAATGTGCACACAGAGATGAG GATCAAGATCATGCAGAACATTGGTGTTTCATTCATACGCATGGGCCAGTACTCGGATTCCATAACCTCCTTTGAGCACATTATGAGTGAGAGTCCCAACATAAAGACAGGCTTCAATCTAATTCTATGCTACTATGCGATTGGAGACcgtaaaatgatgaaaaaatcTTTCCAGAAACTAATCTGTGTGCCCCTGGGCATTGATGAGGAAGAGAAGTACATCCCTTCAAAT GATGACCCCCATGCAAATTTACTGATCGAAGCCATCAAAAACGATCAGCTTCATCAAATGGAGCGAGAGAG AAAAGCTTTGGCTGAGAAGTACATCATGACGTCAGCAAAGCTTATTGCTCCAGCTGTTGAGCCCACTTTCGCAGCTGGTTTTGACTG GTGCGTAGATATGGTTAAAGGTTCGCAGTATGTGGAGCTGGCCAATGATCTAGAGATTAACAAAGCGATCACGTACCTGAGACAGAGGAACTTTAACCAG GCAGTGGACACGCTGAAAGCTTTTGAGAAGAAAGACAGCCGGGTGAAGAGTGCTGCTGCTACCAACCTTTCCTTTCTCTACTTCTTG GAGAAGGATTTTGACCAAGCTGATCGCTATGCTGAATTGGCCATGAATGCTGACCGCTACAATCCTGCTGCCCTCATTAATAAAGGCAACACGGTGTTTGTGAAGGAAGACTATGAGAAAGCAGCTGAGTTTTATAAAGAAGCACTGCGGAACGACTCATCCTGCACAGAGGCTCTTTATAATTTAG GGTTGACCTATAAGAAACTGGGGCGGTTGGAAGAAGCCCTCGACTGCTTCCTGAAGCTCCATGCCATCCTTAGGAACAGCACTCTAGTTATGTATCAGCTGGCCAATct ATATGAGATGTTGGAGGATCCTCACCAGGCTATCGAGTGGCTCATGCAGCTGATCAGTGTCACCCCAACGGACCCTCACGTACTGGCCAAACTGGGAGAGTTATATGACAATGAAGGTGACAAGTCACAAGCCTTCCAGTACTATTACGAG TCTTTCAGATACTTCCCGTCCAACATTCACGTCATTGAATGGTTGGGAGCATATTATATAGACACACAGTTTTGTGAAAAGGCAATTCAGTATTTTGAAAGAGCAGTCCTCATCCA ACCAAATCATGTTGTGTGGCAGTTGATGGTGGCTAGCTGTTACAGGAGAAGTG GAAATTATCAGCGAGCACTCGAGACCTATAAGGACATTCACCGCAAATTCCCTGAAAACGCAGAAT GTCTACGATTCCTTGTGAGGCTGTGCACAGATATGGGGTTAAAGGAGGTACAAGATTATGCCACTAAACTCAAAAAAGTGGAAAAGATGAAGGAGATCAGAGAACAG AGGGTGAAGTCGGGGAGGGAGAACAGTGCTCGAGGCCGGAGAGAAGGCAGCGCCAGCAGTG TGAATCAAAACGAGAGTACTCCAAAGACCATGCACACTCCCCCTCACAAAGTCAGTG CTGAGCGAGACATGTGGGGTAGTTTCAAGTTGGCACCTAAGCCCTGTAGACTGTcactgcacattttaaaatcattgtATAGTTAtttcccattttttttccccaatctcTCCCTTTTAATTCTGTAA
- the ift88 gene encoding intraflagellar transport protein 88 homolog isoform X1, whose protein sequence is MMDNVHLVAEDEDDLYSGYNDYNPTFDSEELDNDVGFQQAVRTSHGRRPPMTAKFPGTAVGGRPIGTSFGLRTTMGSSMGRPMTGAVQDVAARPMTAVRAAGYSSSLARGSTFDPLGQSRGPAPPLEAKNEDTPEEKIKILEKKVNDLIEESCIAHASGNLQLALEKAKEAGRKERVLLRQREQTGTADHINLDLTYSALFNLANQYANNDMNTEALNTYQVIVKNKMFNNAGRLKVNMANIYFKQKNYPMAIKFYRMALDQISNVHTEMRIKIMQNIGVSFIRMGQYSDSITSFEHIMSESPNIKTGFNLILCYYAIGDRKMMKKSFQKLICVPLGIDEEEKYIPSNDDPHANLLIEAIKNDQLHQMERERKALAEKYIMTSAKLIAPAVEPTFAAGFDWCVDMVKGSQYVELANDLEINKAITYLRQRNFNQAVDTLKAFEKKDSRVKSAAATNLSFLYFLEKDFDQADRYAELAMNADRYNPAALINKGNTVFVKEDYEKAAEFYKEALRNDSSCTEALYNLGLTYKKLGRLEEALDCFLKLHAILRNSTLVMYQLANLYEMLEDPHQAIEWLMQLISVTPTDPHVLAKLGELYDNEGDKSQAFQYYYESFRYFPSNIHVIEWLGAYYIDTQFCEKAIQYFERAVLIQPNHVVWQLMVASCYRRSGNYQRALETYKDIHRKFPENAECLRFLVRLCTDMGLKEVQDYATKLKKVEKMKEIREQRVKSGRENSARGRREGSASSVNQNESTPKTMHTPPHKVSDMEIKPDSGQSSHGTSAKGERLGVKLRSLPEPHEPYEASTPGDIDASYVDPLGPQTERPKTAAKKRAEEDEFADEELGDDLLPE, encoded by the exons atgatGGACAATGTTCATCTTGTGGCCGAGGATGAAGATGATCTGTATTCAGGTTACAATGACTACAATCCCACATTCGACTCAGAG GAGCTGGACAATGATGTTGGCTTTCAGCAAGCTGTGAGGACGAGTCATGGCAGACGACCACCT ATGACTGCAAAATTTCCTGGCACCGCTGTTGGAGGAAGACCCATAGGAACGTCCTTTGGC CTACGGACGACTATGGGTTCTTCAATGGGAAGGCCTATGACCGGGGCAGTGCAG gatGTGGCTGCTCGTCCCATGACTGCAGTGCGAGCAGCAGGATACTCGTCCTCTCTGGCTAGAG gcTCTACTTTTGATCCACTCGGACAGTCAAGAGGTCCGGCTCCTCCGTTAGAAGCAAAAAACGAAGACAC GCCAGAAGAGAAGATTAAGatattggaaaagaaagtgaatGATCTGATTGAGGAGAGCTGTATAGCCCATGCAAGTGGCAATCTACAGCTG GCTCTAGAAAAGGCCAAAGAAGCTGGTAGGAAAGAAAGAGTGTTGTTGAGACAAAGAGAGCAAACTGGTACTGCGGATCATATCAATTTGGATTTAACCTATTCA GCGCTGTTTAATTTGGCAAATCAGTACGCTAACAATGACATGAACACAGAAGCCTTGAACACATACCAGGTCATTGTGAAGAACAAGATGTTTAACAATGCAG GGCGACTGAAAGTGAACATGGCTAATATCTACTTTAAACAGAAGAACTACCCCATGGCAATTAAATTTTATCGTATGGCTTTGGACCAAATCTCTAATGTGCACACAGAGATGAG GATCAAGATCATGCAGAACATTGGTGTTTCATTCATACGCATGGGCCAGTACTCGGATTCCATAACCTCCTTTGAGCACATTATGAGTGAGAGTCCCAACATAAAGACAGGCTTCAATCTAATTCTATGCTACTATGCGATTGGAGACcgtaaaatgatgaaaaaatcTTTCCAGAAACTAATCTGTGTGCCCCTGGGCATTGATGAGGAAGAGAAGTACATCCCTTCAAAT GATGACCCCCATGCAAATTTACTGATCGAAGCCATCAAAAACGATCAGCTTCATCAAATGGAGCGAGAGAG AAAAGCTTTGGCTGAGAAGTACATCATGACGTCAGCAAAGCTTATTGCTCCAGCTGTTGAGCCCACTTTCGCAGCTGGTTTTGACTG GTGCGTAGATATGGTTAAAGGTTCGCAGTATGTGGAGCTGGCCAATGATCTAGAGATTAACAAAGCGATCACGTACCTGAGACAGAGGAACTTTAACCAG GCAGTGGACACGCTGAAAGCTTTTGAGAAGAAAGACAGCCGGGTGAAGAGTGCTGCTGCTACCAACCTTTCCTTTCTCTACTTCTTG GAGAAGGATTTTGACCAAGCTGATCGCTATGCTGAATTGGCCATGAATGCTGACCGCTACAATCCTGCTGCCCTCATTAATAAAGGCAACACGGTGTTTGTGAAGGAAGACTATGAGAAAGCAGCTGAGTTTTATAAAGAAGCACTGCGGAACGACTCATCCTGCACAGAGGCTCTTTATAATTTAG GGTTGACCTATAAGAAACTGGGGCGGTTGGAAGAAGCCCTCGACTGCTTCCTGAAGCTCCATGCCATCCTTAGGAACAGCACTCTAGTTATGTATCAGCTGGCCAATct ATATGAGATGTTGGAGGATCCTCACCAGGCTATCGAGTGGCTCATGCAGCTGATCAGTGTCACCCCAACGGACCCTCACGTACTGGCCAAACTGGGAGAGTTATATGACAATGAAGGTGACAAGTCACAAGCCTTCCAGTACTATTACGAG TCTTTCAGATACTTCCCGTCCAACATTCACGTCATTGAATGGTTGGGAGCATATTATATAGACACACAGTTTTGTGAAAAGGCAATTCAGTATTTTGAAAGAGCAGTCCTCATCCA ACCAAATCATGTTGTGTGGCAGTTGATGGTGGCTAGCTGTTACAGGAGAAGTG GAAATTATCAGCGAGCACTCGAGACCTATAAGGACATTCACCGCAAATTCCCTGAAAACGCAGAAT GTCTACGATTCCTTGTGAGGCTGTGCACAGATATGGGGTTAAAGGAGGTACAAGATTATGCCACTAAACTCAAAAAAGTGGAAAAGATGAAGGAGATCAGAGAACAG AGGGTGAAGTCGGGGAGGGAGAACAGTGCTCGAGGCCGGAGAGAAGGCAGCGCCAGCAGTG TGAATCAAAACGAGAGTACTCCAAAGACCATGCACACTCCCCCTCACAAAGTCAGTG ATATGGAGATCAAGCCAG aCAGTGGACAGAGCAGCCATGGTACAAGTGCCAAAGGGGAGAGGCTGGGTGTCAAGCTGAGGTCACTTCCAGAGCCCCACGAACCTTATGAAGCAAGCACCCCAGGAGACATAG ATGCTTCTTATGTTGACCCTTTGGGGCCACAAACGGAAAGACCGAAGACCGCAGCAAAGAAACGTGCAGAGGAAGACGAGTTTGCAGACGAAGAGTTGGGGGACGACCTACTTCCAGAATGA